The Sedimentisphaera salicampi genome includes a region encoding these proteins:
- a CDS encoding sugar O-acetyltransferase, with amino-acid sequence MIDLFLRGIMTEYEKMAAGQLYYAGDPELREMRKKVRILLDKINSSVSEIKQGNRYELGTELFGKVGENLFLQPPFYCDYGVHIELGDNVFFNFGCVLLDVAKIRIGSNVLFAPNVQVYTAAHPLDVSLRQAEQEFGKPITIGDNVWIGGGAIICPGVTIGESSVVGAGAVVTKDVEPSSVVAGNPARVIKRI; translated from the coding sequence ATGATTGATTTATTTCTGCGGGGAATTATGACTGAATACGAAAAGATGGCAGCGGGGCAGCTTTATTATGCAGGCGATCCGGAGCTCAGAGAAATGCGCAAAAAAGTGCGCATTCTGCTCGATAAGATAAACTCTTCGGTAAGCGAGATTAAGCAGGGAAATCGTTACGAGCTCGGTACAGAGCTTTTCGGCAAGGTTGGCGAGAATTTGTTCCTCCAGCCGCCGTTTTACTGCGATTACGGCGTGCATATTGAACTCGGGGATAATGTATTTTTCAACTTCGGCTGCGTTCTCTTGGATGTTGCCAAAATCCGAATCGGCTCGAACGTGCTTTTCGCCCCGAATGTACAGGTGTACACAGCAGCCCATCCGCTTGATGTCTCGCTGAGGCAGGCGGAGCAGGAATTCGGCAAGCCCATTACCATTGGCGATAATGTCTGGATCGGCGGCGGGGCGATTATCTGCCCAGGCGTAACTATCGGCGAGTCCAGCGTGGTGGGAGCGGGTGCTGTGGTTACTAAAGATGTAGAGCCCTCGTCGGTGGTTGCCGGCAATCCTGCACGGGTTATTAAACGCATCTGA
- a CDS encoding class I SAM-dependent methyltransferase, whose amino-acid sequence MKQPFDNFSKRYDEWFERTKGRRIFEAELKCLQYICPPVQGRWIEAGVGTGRFAAGMGISEGIDPSSAMLEIAASRGIKTYQGYAEDMPFSVQEFDGIMLAFTLCFIESPKKALAECWRLIRPEGKLLIGIISSDNPWGRQYKKKKSEGHPIYKYASFLPLADTIELTKQARFELEKSACTLFWEPDEICEGEIEIRNGTSQDAGFTAMLFNKPAKSS is encoded by the coding sequence ATGAAACAGCCCTTTGACAATTTTTCCAAACGATACGATGAATGGTTTGAACGCACGAAAGGCAGACGCATCTTTGAGGCTGAATTGAAGTGTCTTCAATATATCTGCCCTCCGGTTCAAGGCCGCTGGATAGAGGCAGGCGTGGGGACAGGACGTTTTGCCGCCGGCATGGGAATCAGCGAAGGGATAGACCCATCCTCTGCTATGCTGGAGATTGCCGCTTCGAGGGGAATCAAAACGTATCAGGGATATGCCGAGGATATGCCATTCAGCGTACAGGAGTTTGACGGAATAATGCTTGCATTCACGCTCTGCTTCATTGAATCCCCGAAAAAGGCTCTTGCTGAATGCTGGAGGCTCATCAGGCCGGAAGGCAAACTGCTGATTGGAATCATCTCTTCAGACAACCCTTGGGGGAGACAGTATAAGAAAAAGAAAAGCGAAGGGCATCCAATCTATAAATACGCCAGCTTCCTCCCGCTTGCTGATACCATCGAACTCACAAAACAGGCCCGCTTCGAGCTCGAAAAATCTGCCTGCACACTCTTCTGGGAGCCCGATGAGATCTGTGAAGGAGAAATCGAAATAAGAAACGGCACTTCGCAAGACGCCGGCTTCACGGCAATGCTCTTCAATAAGCCAGCTAAGAGCAGCTGA
- a CDS encoding DnaJ domain-containing protein: MKHNMNFMEKIDREIEARKAAREILGVQENCGSDELKRAYRRAASKHHPDHNQSSPEADKKFKLIKCAYDLLAFNKPCSEILEQLERPRAGDKDSQYNLDNSWGRFLWWRDKFYGTPEEAKPEQNGERKKSERPNSCI, translated from the coding sequence ATGAAGCATAATATGAACTTTATGGAAAAGATAGACCGCGAGATTGAGGCCAGGAAGGCGGCTCGTGAGATTCTGGGTGTACAGGAAAATTGCGGCAGCGACGAGCTCAAAAGGGCATACCGCCGCGCCGCTTCCAAACACCACCCCGACCACAACCAGAGCAGCCCGGAGGCAGACAAAAAATTCAAGCTGATAAAATGCGCCTACGACCTGCTCGCCTTCAACAAACCCTGCTCAGAAATCCTCGAACAGTTAGAACGCCCCAGAGCAGGCGATAAAGACAGCCAATACAACCTCGATAACAGCTGGGGCAGGTTTTTGTGGTGGCGGGATAAATTCTACGGCACGCCGGAAGAGGCAAAACCTGAGCAGAATGGCGAGAGAAAAAAGAGCGAAAGGCCAAACTCGTGCATTTGA
- a CDS encoding ArsR/SmtB family transcription factor gives MDNDKRIAEISKVLGVDTRIKIIRLLSERCLCVGELAEELGITAGAVSQHLRILRSAGAVLSEKRGYFVHYCLNENVLRSWQSEIISLFEPEEAAK, from the coding sequence ATGGATAACGATAAAAGGATAGCAGAGATAAGCAAGGTTCTCGGCGTTGATACGCGGATAAAGATAATTCGGCTTCTCAGCGAGAGGTGCCTTTGCGTAGGCGAGCTTGCTGAGGAGCTGGGAATCACAGCGGGAGCTGTTTCTCAGCATCTTCGCATACTGAGATCAGCGGGTGCGGTTTTGTCTGAAAAGCGGGGCTATTTCGTTCATTACTGTCTTAATGAGAATGTTCTGCGCAGCTGGCAAAGCGAAATCATCTCACTGTTTGAACCGGAGGAAGCGGCAAAATGA
- a CDS encoding sulfatase family protein codes for MKRRNFLKQAAAAAGSALAAPYLYGMADNIPESEAAEAMQSGEKPNIVFIMADDMGYGDPGCLNPDSKIPTPNMDRLAKEGMRFTDAHSPSAVCTPTRYGVLTGRYCWRTRLKKGVLWGYSRRLIKPERTTVASMLKDSGYHTACVGKWHLGLTDSEPADYSKPLRPGPNEAGFDYWFGIPASLDMKPYCFIENGLPTKPLTDKLKGESIPRFYRAGKASEGFDVDDVMPRITEKACSFIDNHKTQQGKKPFFLYFPLSAPHQPWVPLEKNEQRSRAGVYGDFVTLVDDAVGRVLRKIEENGYKKNTLIIVTSDNGSHIQHIGKYNNGVSDESKHNFGHDANYIYRGQKADVWDGGHRVPFIARWPGVVKQGSKCDKPICLVDLFASCAEIAGHRMKDNEGEDSFSFLPLLKGKKPSGKLRKAIVHHSVQGKFAIRNSRWKYIDCRGSGGWTKGGDDKPAQLYDMQKDPDETDNLYGKPEYEKIVKEMQNLLEKYKSQGFSRPM; via the coding sequence ATGAAAAGAAGAAATTTTCTCAAACAGGCAGCAGCCGCCGCTGGTTCAGCATTAGCCGCCCCTTATCTCTATGGCATGGCAGATAATATCCCAGAAAGCGAAGCTGCGGAAGCAATGCAAAGCGGCGAAAAGCCGAATATTGTATTCATTATGGCAGATGATATGGGTTACGGAGATCCGGGCTGCCTGAATCCGGATTCTAAGATCCCAACCCCGAATATGGACAGGCTCGCAAAGGAGGGGATGCGCTTCACCGATGCCCACAGTCCCTCTGCTGTATGCACGCCCACGAGATACGGCGTTCTCACCGGACGCTACTGCTGGCGGACGAGGCTGAAGAAAGGCGTACTCTGGGGCTACAGCCGGCGTCTTATAAAACCGGAGCGGACAACCGTGGCCTCTATGCTCAAAGACAGCGGCTATCATACCGCCTGTGTGGGCAAGTGGCACCTCGGGCTTACAGACAGCGAGCCGGCTGATTATTCAAAGCCCCTGCGTCCGGGCCCGAATGAGGCCGGCTTCGACTACTGGTTCGGCATTCCCGCTTCGCTCGATATGAAACCATACTGCTTCATCGAAAACGGCCTGCCGACAAAACCGCTGACAGACAAACTTAAAGGCGAGTCGATACCCCGCTTTTACCGTGCGGGCAAGGCCTCTGAGGGATTTGATGTTGATGATGTTATGCCGAGGATTACAGAAAAGGCCTGCTCATTTATAGATAACCACAAAACTCAGCAGGGGAAAAAGCCTTTCTTTTTGTATTTCCCGCTCTCTGCCCCGCACCAGCCGTGGGTTCCGCTGGAGAAAAACGAGCAGAGAAGCAGGGCCGGCGTTTACGGCGATTTTGTTACGCTTGTCGATGATGCTGTGGGCAGGGTGTTGAGGAAAATCGAAGAAAACGGATACAAGAAAAACACCCTCATTATAGTTACCAGCGACAACGGCTCTCATATACAGCACATCGGGAAATACAATAACGGCGTATCCGATGAATCCAAGCACAACTTCGGGCACGACGCAAACTACATCTACAGAGGCCAAAAGGCAGACGTCTGGGACGGCGGACACAGAGTCCCGTTTATCGCCCGCTGGCCGGGAGTTGTAAAGCAGGGCTCCAAATGCGATAAGCCAATTTGCCTTGTGGATCTTTTTGCCTCCTGTGCAGAGATTGCGGGGCACAGGATGAAAGACAATGAGGGCGAAGACAGCTTCAGTTTCCTTCCGCTTTTAAAAGGGAAAAAACCGTCCGGAAAGCTCCGCAAGGCAATAGTACATCACTCTGTCCAAGGCAAATTCGCAATCAGAAACAGCCGCTGGAAATATATAGACTGCAGAGGCTCAGGCGGCTGGACAAAAGGCGGCGATGACAAGCCCGCCCAGCTCTACGATATGCAGAAAGACCCCGATGAAACAGACAACCTCTACGGCAAGCCGGAGTATGAAAAAATCGTAAAAGAAATGCAAAACCTGCTCGAAAAATACAAATCTCAAGGCTTCAGCAGACCAATGTAA
- a CDS encoding TlpA family protein disulfide reductase, with protein sequence MRFFSAVFLSAMLAGVCIAQPDGKEAKAESMLEDVKAAISAREDFLKNGRPERPDYRSAPNDQVRQQMFEKYRSRFQDYRDNVWKKSLMVLNEAKKLYDEYPNSKQAERIIPEAVNILGLIGSDPQTAAEFEGFYKKLLQHDSVGKRFIETLLEYRVRRMGTLIQSETVTGEDKTDEVKEQVDKLVEDIESVAGRFKGVETFPNTALTIARDMIYYNPSLSEPLVEVCEKYGGAMVKEKLAGVKKKLDMLGSKLEMELETLEGKEISLSDYKGDVVLVDFWATWCGPCVEEVPHLKDIYEKYSGEGFEILAISLDKSEEDLKKFVEDKQIKWPQHFDGKGWDNEYVKKYNIRGIPTMWLVDKEGRLADMNAREGLERKIKELMK encoded by the coding sequence ATGAGATTTTTTTCGGCCGTATTTTTATCGGCTATGTTAGCAGGGGTATGCATTGCCCAGCCTGATGGCAAAGAAGCCAAGGCTGAAAGTATGCTTGAAGATGTTAAGGCGGCAATTTCCGCACGCGAAGATTTTCTGAAAAACGGCAGGCCTGAAAGGCCGGACTACCGCTCAGCACCAAATGATCAGGTGCGTCAGCAGATGTTCGAGAAATACCGCAGCAGATTTCAGGACTATCGCGATAATGTCTGGAAGAAAAGCTTAATGGTTCTCAATGAAGCGAAAAAGCTTTATGATGAATATCCCAATTCCAAGCAGGCTGAGAGGATCATCCCCGAGGCGGTGAATATTCTCGGGCTTATCGGGTCAGACCCGCAAACAGCGGCCGAATTTGAAGGCTTCTACAAAAAACTCCTCCAGCACGATTCGGTTGGCAAGCGTTTCATAGAAACTCTGCTGGAATACCGAGTTAGAAGAATGGGCACGCTGATCCAAAGCGAAACCGTTACAGGTGAAGACAAAACAGACGAGGTTAAAGAGCAGGTGGACAAACTCGTTGAAGATATAGAATCAGTTGCAGGCAGATTCAAGGGCGTGGAAACCTTCCCAAACACCGCACTGACCATCGCTCGGGATATGATCTACTACAACCCTTCTCTGTCTGAACCGCTTGTTGAGGTTTGCGAAAAATACGGCGGCGCAATGGTAAAAGAAAAGCTCGCAGGCGTGAAGAAAAAGCTTGATATGCTCGGCAGCAAGCTTGAGATGGAGCTTGAAACGCTCGAAGGCAAAGAGATCTCCCTCTCAGACTACAAAGGCGATGTTGTGCTGGTGGATTTCTGGGCAACATGGTGCGGCCCGTGCGTTGAGGAAGTACCCCATTTGAAAGACATTTACGAAAAGTACAGCGGCGAGGGCTTTGAGATTCTCGCTATCAGCCTCGATAAGAGCGAAGAGGATTTGAAAAAGTTTGTGGAAGACAAGCAGATCAAATGGCCTCAGCACTTCGACGGCAAGGGCTGGGATAATGAGTATGTAAAAAAATACAACATACGAGGCATTCCAACGATGTGGCTCGTTGATAAAGAAGGCCGGCTTGCGGATATGAACGCAAGAGAGGGGCTCGAAAGAAAGATCAAAGAGCTGATGAAGTAA
- the proB gene encoding glutamate 5-kinase encodes MRNFSQIKRIVVKIGTNTLKGESGINSALIVDIARQVKKLHEMGFEVLLVSSGAIGMGAGRLGLSSKVKSIKMRQACAAIGQPLLMYEYSKAFEIYNIVISQVLLTAWVMDNRTSYLNLRNAVEKLLSLGSVPIINENDSISTDEIQSAFGDNDRLSALVASKVDADLLVMLSDIDRLYTKDPRKHKDAEPLKIVEQLTDEHRRYAGESGSEFATGGMKTKLDAIKIASDSDCRVIITSGKLENVLLKIIDGEDIGTLFMPRRKLGSKARWILNTTPAGRIELDEGAMKAVKNHKSLLPKGIVSVDGVFEEGSVVSLSGKAKAVTTMSSDEISSLIGKHSSEIRKVLGSERKDVVALPEDIVFDESRN; translated from the coding sequence ATGCGAAATTTCTCACAAATAAAACGTATAGTTGTAAAAATAGGAACAAACACCCTCAAGGGTGAGAGCGGAATAAACAGCGCACTTATCGTTGATATCGCAAGGCAGGTGAAAAAACTGCACGAAATGGGCTTTGAGGTTTTGCTTGTAAGCTCCGGGGCTATCGGCATGGGGGCGGGCAGGCTCGGATTGAGCTCAAAGGTGAAATCAATCAAGATGAGGCAGGCATGCGCCGCTATAGGGCAGCCGCTTTTGATGTATGAATACTCAAAGGCCTTCGAGATTTACAATATCGTTATCTCGCAGGTCCTGCTCACTGCCTGGGTGATGGACAACCGAACTTCTTATCTGAACCTGCGGAACGCTGTGGAGAAGCTGCTGTCTCTTGGGAGCGTTCCGATAATAAACGAAAACGACAGCATCAGCACTGACGAAATCCAAAGCGCATTCGGCGATAACGACCGGCTCAGCGCGCTTGTAGCGAGCAAGGTGGATGCGGATCTTCTGGTAATGCTTTCTGATATAGACCGGCTGTACACAAAAGACCCTCGAAAACACAAAGACGCAGAGCCGCTGAAGATTGTGGAGCAGCTTACAGATGAGCACAGGAGATATGCAGGAGAGAGCGGCTCAGAATTCGCTACCGGCGGAATGAAAACAAAACTCGATGCGATAAAAATCGCCTCAGACTCAGACTGCCGAGTGATAATTACCAGCGGAAAGCTTGAAAACGTGCTTCTGAAAATAATCGACGGCGAAGATATCGGCACGCTCTTTATGCCGCGGAGAAAGCTCGGGAGCAAAGCCCGCTGGATACTCAACACAACCCCTGCCGGCAGAATTGAACTCGATGAGGGCGCAATGAAAGCGGTAAAGAATCACAAGAGCCTTCTGCCCAAGGGCATTGTATCCGTTGACGGGGTGTTCGAGGAGGGCAGCGTGGTATCGCTCTCAGGCAAGGCAAAGGCCGTAACAACGATGAGCAGCGATGAGATCAGCTCGCTTATCGGCAAACACAGCAGCGAAATACGCAAGGTTCTCGGAAGCGAACGAAAAGACGTGGTAGCTCTGCCCGAGGATATTGTGTTTGATGAAAGCAGAAACTGA
- a CDS encoding IS110 family transposase, with amino-acid sequence MKNIIGIDVSKDRFDVYCKTTKEYTSYSSDASDIDKLAEYCQKQEPELVVMEATGGYEFKMASVLMAKGLPVSIVNPGRVKEFAKSLGILAKTDKICARKISLFAEAVKPRQHSQIDEQRREIKELTVRREQLVKMRTAEKNRLDKAFEKTTLNSIKSTIDFLERQINDLDKTISELIEKVPRLKKKAEILTSIPGVGEKTASMLVAAMPELGTLNRRQIAMLVGVAPINRDSGKMRGKRATGGGRKGVRDKLFMPALTIVRFNPALKCFYERLVEKGKPKKVALTATMRKLVCIMNTMLQNETFWQNKLLRGEAGFGAEPQEKSI; translated from the coding sequence ATGAAAAACATTATTGGCATTGATGTTTCAAAAGATCGTTTTGATGTTTATTGTAAAACTACTAAAGAGTACACTTCTTACAGTAGTGATGCTTCAGACATTGATAAGTTGGCTGAATACTGCCAAAAACAAGAACCAGAACTTGTTGTTATGGAGGCAACTGGCGGCTATGAGTTTAAGATGGCTTCTGTGCTTATGGCCAAAGGCTTACCTGTTTCAATTGTGAATCCAGGCAGGGTTAAAGAGTTTGCAAAATCTTTAGGTATCTTAGCCAAAACAGATAAGATTTGTGCCAGAAAAATATCTCTATTTGCAGAAGCCGTTAAACCAAGGCAGCATTCTCAAATTGACGAGCAAAGACGTGAAATAAAAGAACTTACGGTTCGAAGAGAGCAGCTCGTTAAGATGCGTACAGCAGAGAAAAACAGATTAGATAAGGCGTTTGAGAAGACAACTTTGAACAGCATTAAATCAACAATTGATTTTCTTGAAAGGCAAATTAATGACCTCGACAAGACTATCTCAGAGCTGATTGAAAAGGTGCCAAGGTTAAAGAAGAAAGCTGAAATACTTACCAGCATACCGGGTGTAGGCGAGAAAACTGCATCAATGCTTGTTGCAGCTATGCCCGAGCTGGGAACGCTTAATCGCAGGCAGATCGCCATGCTTGTAGGGGTTGCTCCAATCAATAGAGACAGCGGTAAAATGAGGGGCAAAAGAGCTACGGGAGGCGGCAGAAAAGGTGTCAGGGATAAACTTTTTATGCCGGCTTTAACAATCGTAAGGTTCAATCCGGCATTGAAATGTTTCTATGAAAGACTTGTTGAAAAGGGAAAACCCAAGAAGGTTGCCCTTACCGCAACGATGAGAAAACTTGTGTGTATCATGAATACAATGCTGCAAAACGAAACCTTTTGGCAAAATAAATTGTTAAGAGGAGAGGCGGGGTTTGGGGCAGAGCCCCAAGAAAAATCTATTTAA